A window of the Butyricimonas virosa genome harbors these coding sequences:
- a CDS encoding DoxX family protein — protein MKKVISSIIAPNQKFLSLGLLILRVLVGITMLTHGLAKLTSFSELSATFPDPIGLGSTLSLILIIGAEVGCSLFVIVGAFTRLATIPLVFSMLVVIFVVHANDPFQMRELPFLYLGIYILLFFTGAGKISLDSIISKKIDVSIQK, from the coding sequence ATGAAAAAAGTGATTTCGTCTATAATTGCCCCCAACCAAAAATTTTTAAGTTTGGGCTTGTTGATTTTGCGTGTATTGGTTGGGATAACTATGTTAACTCATGGTTTAGCCAAGTTGACGTCGTTCTCCGAATTGTCTGCTACTTTCCCGGATCCTATAGGTTTAGGAAGTACGTTGTCATTGATTTTGATTATTGGAGCCGAAGTTGGATGCTCCTTATTCGTTATTGTGGGAGCTTTTACACGATTAGCAACAATCCCGTTGGTATTTTCTATGTTGGTGGTTATATTTGTAGTGCATGCCAATGATCCATTTCAGATGAGGGAATTACCTTTCCTATATTTAGGTATTTATATCTTGCTGTTTTTTACGGGTGCGGGGAAAATATCTCTTGACTCGATAATTTCTAAAAAAATAGATGTAAGTATTCAAAAATAA
- a CDS encoding RNA polymerase sigma-70 factor: MGDPIIYESIKNGNIKAFEALFQELYPSMCAVATRFITDRDAAEDIAQEAFIKLWEKRTAYKEIPCLKTFLYVSVKNLCFNYIRDKKVTIDYTSPEAQNQEVIFKDYLIEEEAYRIIDNAVNALPPQSARIVKMCLEGKQNKEIAEILDISVNSVKTLKYNALNVLRNSLKDYFYLLMLFLLEK; this comes from the coding sequence ATGGGTGATCCAATTATATATGAATCGATTAAAAATGGAAACATCAAAGCTTTTGAAGCTCTCTTTCAAGAGCTTTATCCCTCGATGTGCGCTGTTGCCACGCGATTCATTACCGATCGTGATGCAGCGGAAGATATTGCACAAGAAGCATTTATAAAGCTCTGGGAAAAACGTACGGCTTATAAAGAAATCCCGTGTTTGAAAACATTTCTCTACGTGTCCGTGAAAAATCTATGTTTCAATTATATACGAGACAAAAAAGTTACCATAGATTACACATCTCCCGAGGCCCAAAACCAGGAAGTCATATTCAAAGATTACCTCATTGAAGAAGAAGCTTACCGCATCATTGATAATGCCGTGAATGCCCTCCCGCCCCAAAGTGCAAGAATCGTGAAAATGTGTTTAGAGGGAAAACAAAACAAAGAAATTGCAGAAATACTTGATATTTCTGTCAATTCGGTCAAAACACTAAAATACAACGCACTAAACGTACTACGAAATTCATTAAAAGACTATTTCTACCTCTTGATGCTATTCCTATTGGAAAAATAA
- a CDS encoding LysO family transporter, whose translation MIIVISLMVCGIILGYAFKERNLKFVQKLINYAIFLLLFLLGITVGANGDVMNNLDSIGLEALLITLAAIAGSVLCAWGVYRFFFMSTK comes from the coding sequence ATGATTATAGTTATTAGCTTGATGGTTTGTGGCATCATTTTAGGGTATGCTTTTAAAGAGAGAAATTTGAAATTCGTGCAAAAACTCATTAATTATGCCATATTTCTCCTTTTATTTCTTTTAGGGATCACAGTTGGTGCTAACGGGGATGTAATGAATAATCTCGACTCTATCGGCTTAGAAGCTTTACTTATTACCCTGGCAGCAATCGCAGGAAGCGTATTATGCGCTTGGGGTGTCTATCGTTTTTTCTTCATGTCCACGAAATAA
- a CDS encoding ABC transporter ATP-binding protein, with amino-acid sequence MEESIVKVKHLSHRYSVQWAIKDINFEIKNKGTLGLLGSNGAGKSTTMNIMCGVLNQTEGEVYINGISLREHPVEAKKHIGFLPQKPPLYPDLTVDEYLTHCALMRLVDKSQVKAAVERAKSRCGIAHFSKRLIRNLSGGYQQRVGIAQAIVHNPKFVVLDEPTNGLDPNQIVEVRHLIKEIAEDHAVMLSTHILPEVQATCDDIKMIEHGKVVFSGSMEDFNHYMEPNTFIVIMENPPSIEALKQIPDITHVEHITDTRFRMQFSSGQDITKKMIELSVTNNWRLHELILERDSLDAAFAQLSGKNIYK; translated from the coding sequence ATGGAAGAATCAATCGTAAAAGTCAAACATCTCTCTCACCGCTACAGCGTGCAATGGGCGATAAAAGACATTAATTTCGAGATTAAAAACAAAGGAACTCTCGGTTTGCTGGGATCAAACGGTGCCGGCAAATCCACCACGATGAATATCATGTGCGGTGTTCTCAATCAAACCGAAGGGGAGGTATATATAAATGGTATCAGCCTCAGGGAACATCCGGTAGAAGCCAAAAAGCACATCGGTTTTCTCCCACAAAAACCTCCTCTATACCCGGATCTCACGGTGGACGAATATCTTACACATTGTGCCTTGATGCGTTTGGTAGATAAATCGCAAGTAAAGGCTGCCGTGGAGAGAGCAAAATCCCGTTGTGGGATCGCTCATTTCAGTAAACGCTTGATTCGCAACCTGTCTGGGGGGTATCAACAACGCGTGGGGATCGCCCAGGCTATCGTGCATAATCCAAAATTCGTGGTACTTGACGAGCCTACAAACGGTTTGGACCCGAACCAGATCGTGGAAGTACGCCACTTGATCAAAGAAATTGCAGAAGATCATGCCGTAATGCTCTCCACGCACATCCTGCCGGAAGTGCAAGCCACCTGCGATGACATCAAGATGATTGAGCACGGGAAGGTTGTCTTTTCCGGTAGTATGGAAGATTTCAATCACTACATGGAGCCGAACACGTTTATCGTTATCATGGAAAATCCTCCTTCAATAGAGGCATTGAAACAAATCCCCGATATCACGCACGTGGAACATATCACGGACACCCGTTTCCGTATGCAATTTTCATCCGGACAAGATATTACCAAAAAGATGATAGAACTTAGCGTGACCAACAACTGGCGCCTTCACGAGCTTATCCTGGAAAGGGATTCTCTTGACGCTGCATTCGCACAATTATCCGGGAAAAATATTTATAAATAA
- the folB gene encoding dihydroneopterin aldolase, with the protein MNGIIEIEGMEFFAFHGCYETERVVGNKFMVYARIETDCSKAAQTDNIEDALSYLTAYEIIAKEMMITSHLLEHVAQRMIDALYNAFPQISHVTIKVSKLNPPLGGKIAATSVTLSK; encoded by the coding sequence ATGAATGGAATCATCGAAATTGAAGGAATGGAATTTTTTGCCTTCCACGGATGTTATGAAACAGAACGTGTCGTGGGAAACAAATTCATGGTTTACGCCCGTATCGAAACAGATTGCAGCAAAGCTGCCCAAACAGATAACATCGAAGACGCATTAAGTTATCTCACCGCCTACGAGATTATCGCCAAAGAAATGATGATTACCTCACATTTGTTGGAACACGTGGCCCAAAGAATGATTGATGCACTCTATAACGCTTTCCCGCAAATTTCTCATGTAACTATCAAGGTTTCAAAACTAAACCCACCACTAGGAGGAAAAATCGCAGCCACGAGTGTCACTTTATCCAAATAA
- a CDS encoding lysine exporter LysO family protein, whose translation MKGSIIIVSFFIAGVLIGKFVNVPSLLTAEEPTLYALYALMFFVGISIGSDKKALEALKHQNFKIILVPLATIIGTLAGSALISVILSGKSLTDCLAVGSGFGYYSLSTIFITQYKGAELGTIALVSNILRELIALLAAPLLVRYFGKLAPISVGGATTADTTLPIITKFCGKEFVIISIVHGILVDLSVPFLVTFFCTI comes from the coding sequence ATGAAAGGTAGTATCATCATTGTTTCTTTCTTTATTGCAGGAGTCTTGATAGGCAAATTCGTAAATGTTCCCTCTCTGTTAACCGCTGAAGAACCCACCCTTTATGCCTTGTATGCTCTCATGTTTTTTGTCGGCATCAGCATTGGAAGCGATAAAAAAGCATTGGAAGCCTTAAAGCATCAGAATTTCAAAATTATTTTGGTTCCATTGGCAACAATCATTGGAACTTTAGCCGGCTCCGCTTTAATCAGTGTCATCTTAAGCGGTAAAAGCCTAACTGACTGCCTAGCCGTAGGTTCTGGATTCGGATATTATTCTCTCTCAACTATTTTTATCACCCAGTACAAAGGAGCGGAACTCGGTACAATCGCTCTCGTTTCCAACATTCTTCGAGAATTGATTGCTCTGTTAGCGGCCCCCTTACTTGTACGCTATTTTGGGAAACTTGCTCCCATTTCCGTGGGTGGAGCAACTACTGCCGATACCACACTTCCTATCATCACGAAGTTTTGCGGGAAAGAGTTTGTAATTATATCAATCGTTCACGGGATCCTGGTAGATTTAAGCGTACCGTTTTTAGTCACTTTCTTTTGTACAATATAA
- a CDS encoding Gldg family protein, whose amino-acid sequence MKTIFRLAKTELRILFCSPVSWLILVIFAFQAGLNFSENFGNQLKRLALEYGLGEVTMQTFAGYTGLLVSMVKSLYLYIPLITMGLMSRELSSGSIKFLYSSPITTTQIILGKYLSMLVYGAMLMVILLIYVFFGYFTIENMDLPYVLTGVLGLYLLTCAYAAIGLFMSSITSYQVVAAMGTLAILAVLNFIGDVGQSISFVRDITYWLSISGRTYPFLSGMICSEDVLYFIIVISLFIVLSTMRLQAARKRRSQTITLARYFIVIGGALFIGYLTSLPISKFYYDATALKKNTLTPGSQEVVKKLDGDLTITTYMNILDENYGSALPDQLKNDFARFEQYVRFKPEIKMKYVYYYAPSVQPSFPGRFDELPIKERAEKISKIMELDFDMFHSPEEIDQKIDLKAEGYRFVRVLERENGQKAILRLYNDMMKHPSETEITTAMKRFLVPAPQIAFLTGHGERSVNSSGDRYYYTFARSIYFRQSLINQGFDAIELSIAEREIPEDVNILVIADMRTPLSDEEMQRLERYIERGGNLFILGEPNRQEAMNPVLAKFGVELMPGTLVQRNPDYLPSIITAQLTDQAAAQSPSYAQLKGWRGTIVMPDVSPLQYVTGKEYDIKPIAVTRPQGSWNELETTDFLDGELSLNEAIGEREQSYPVVLSLTREKGGKEQRIVITGDADCISNAELANGRNGMFAINFNFISETFKWLSYGEFPIDTSRPQAIDNGLRVTRKIEPWLNLFALGVIPFLLAFAGFMVWYKRKGR is encoded by the coding sequence ATGAAAACAATATTCAGATTAGCGAAGACAGAACTTCGCATATTATTCTGTTCGCCTGTATCCTGGTTGATTCTCGTTATTTTTGCTTTCCAGGCGGGATTGAATTTCAGTGAAAATTTCGGGAATCAATTGAAACGCCTAGCTTTAGAATACGGTCTGGGAGAGGTCACGATGCAAACATTCGCCGGGTATACCGGGTTACTGGTTTCGATGGTGAAAAGTCTGTATTTATATATCCCGTTGATCACGATGGGACTGATGAGCCGGGAATTAAGCAGCGGTTCGATCAAATTCCTTTACTCGTCTCCTATCACGACAACCCAGATTATCCTGGGAAAATATTTATCCATGCTGGTTTACGGGGCGATGCTGATGGTGATCCTTCTGATTTACGTATTTTTCGGCTATTTCACGATAGAGAACATGGATCTCCCGTACGTCCTCACGGGGGTGCTGGGACTTTACCTGCTGACTTGCGCTTACGCGGCGATCGGACTTTTCATGTCAAGTATCACGTCATACCAAGTGGTGGCCGCAATGGGCACGCTTGCCATCCTTGCCGTTCTTAATTTCATCGGCGACGTGGGACAAAGTATCTCTTTCGTACGGGATATCACGTACTGGTTATCTATTTCCGGACGGACTTACCCGTTTTTATCGGGGATGATATGTAGCGAGGATGTCTTGTATTTCATCATCGTGATTTCTTTGTTTATCGTGTTGTCGACCATGCGACTACAAGCCGCACGTAAGAGGAGAAGCCAAACGATCACGCTTGCCCGCTATTTTATTGTCATCGGTGGTGCGTTATTTATCGGGTACCTTACCTCACTCCCGATCAGCAAGTTTTATTATGATGCAACGGCCCTGAAGAAAAACACGCTGACTCCCGGAAGTCAAGAAGTGGTAAAGAAACTGGACGGGGATCTGACGATCACGACCTACATGAATATTCTGGATGAAAATTACGGAAGCGCACTTCCCGATCAACTGAAAAATGATTTCGCCCGGTTCGAGCAATACGTCCGGTTCAAGCCAGAGATCAAAATGAAGTACGTTTATTATTACGCACCTTCGGTACAGCCGTCATTCCCGGGACGTTTCGATGAATTACCGATAAAAGAAAGGGCGGAAAAGATCAGCAAGATTATGGAGTTGGATTTTGACATGTTCCATTCACCCGAAGAAATAGACCAGAAGATCGACTTGAAAGCAGAAGGCTATCGTTTCGTACGCGTATTGGAACGTGAAAACGGGCAAAAAGCGATCTTGCGCCTCTATAATGACATGATGAAACATCCCTCGGAGACGGAAATTACCACAGCCATGAAACGTTTTCTCGTGCCGGCTCCCCAAATTGCCTTCCTGACCGGACACGGCGAACGAAGCGTGAACAGTTCCGGTGATCGTTATTATTACACTTTTGCCAGAAGTATATATTTCCGTCAATCGCTGATTAATCAAGGATTTGACGCTATTGAACTCTCCATCGCGGAGCGGGAAATCCCGGAAGACGTGAATATTCTTGTTATTGCGGACATGAGAACACCGCTTTCCGACGAGGAGATGCAAAGACTGGAACGTTATATCGAACGTGGCGGCAATTTGTTTATCCTGGGAGAACCGAACCGCCAGGAAGCCATGAACCCGGTACTGGCAAAATTCGGAGTCGAACTTATGCCAGGCACGCTGGTGCAACGGAATCCCGATTATCTCCCGTCAATCATCACAGCACAACTCACAGATCAGGCCGCAGCTCAAAGCCCCAGTTACGCCCAATTAAAAGGCTGGAGAGGCACGATCGTCATGCCGGACGTTTCTCCCCTTCAGTATGTAACCGGTAAGGAATATGATATCAAACCGATCGCCGTTACCCGCCCACAAGGTAGCTGGAATGAACTTGAAACCACGGATTTTCTTGACGGAGAATTATCGCTCAACGAAGCGATCGGGGAGAGAGAACAATCCTATCCAGTTGTGCTTTCTTTAACTCGCGAGAAAGGGGGAAAAGAGCAACGTATCGTGATCACGGGGGATGCCGATTGTATCAGCAATGCAGAACTTGCTAACGGTCGTAACGGTATGTTCGCCATAAACTTCAACTTTATCTCGGAGACATTCAAATGGTTGTCTTATGGTGAATTTCCCATTGATACATCCCGTCCCCAGGCCATTGATAACGGCCTGCGCGTGACCCGGAAAATTGAACCGTGGCTCAATTTGTTTGCCTTGGGCGTCATCCCGTTCCTGCTGGCCTTCGCGGGTTTCATGGTGTGGTACAAACGTAAAGGGAGATAG
- a CDS encoding DUF4251 domain-containing protein, giving the protein MKHITTLIALALTLGTLVPLAAQTKMTAKEKRTQTRQERKIAQQKVKEQLYQDAVRALENNTFVLEADRLIFKRGRSVSVSSVKNFISMANKKATVQVSFDTPRPLQNGLGGFTVEGNVSDIRMKKDKKGSIIYSFLVQGVSISAQVSLTLHQGSNNVSANISPSFHSNTLTMTGELVTQEKARVFEGFKR; this is encoded by the coding sequence ATGAAACATATCACTACACTCATCGCACTAGCTCTAACGCTAGGGACACTAGTCCCCCTTGCCGCTCAAACTAAAATGACAGCAAAGGAAAAACGTACACAAACAAGACAAGAGCGGAAAATAGCTCAACAAAAAGTAAAAGAACAATTATACCAAGACGCTGTTCGTGCTTTGGAAAACAACACGTTTGTATTGGAAGCAGATCGCCTGATTTTCAAACGAGGCAGATCGGTAAGTGTCAGTTCTGTCAAAAACTTCATTTCCATGGCAAACAAAAAAGCCACGGTACAAGTAAGTTTTGACACCCCTCGCCCACTTCAAAACGGGCTGGGAGGTTTTACCGTAGAAGGCAATGTTTCGGATATCCGGATGAAAAAGGATAAAAAAGGAAGTATCATTTATAGCTTTCTCGTTCAAGGTGTCAGCATTTCCGCTCAAGTAAGCCTTACCCTTCATCAAGGCTCAAATAATGTATCGGCAAACATCTCGCCTTCATTCCACTCCAACACGCTAACCATGACTGGAGAATTAGTAACACAAGAAAAAGCTCGTGTCTTTGAAGGATTTAAACGTTAA
- a CDS encoding RNA polymerase sigma-70 factor encodes MDSIWKKLYIFVCMEDRHESIEKVFSAIKSGDQRAFERVFRMFYVPLCDYAAMILGEQAEAEDVVQDLFMHIWRSRVEIEVQDSVKSYLFTSVRFRALNVLKHKMVERKHGALLTEFIEGLQRSDYSEEEMQQIEQIKKVLQELPIQCRVVFTMSCLEGKKYKDIANELGISVNTVKSHVMKAYKDIRARVGENTSPILFFIACKSMDK; translated from the coding sequence ATGGATAGCATTTGGAAGAAACTTTATATATTTGTCTGCATGGAGGATAGACATGAGAGCATAGAGAAAGTTTTTTCTGCGATTAAGAGCGGAGATCAACGGGCGTTTGAGCGAGTGTTTCGGATGTTTTATGTACCGTTGTGTGATTATGCCGCAATGATTCTCGGGGAGCAGGCGGAAGCAGAGGATGTTGTGCAAGATCTTTTCATGCATATATGGAGAAGTCGTGTGGAAATAGAGGTACAGGATTCCGTGAAATCTTATCTGTTTACTTCAGTGCGTTTCAGGGCTTTGAATGTGTTGAAGCATAAAATGGTGGAACGTAAACACGGGGCTTTGTTGACGGAGTTTATCGAGGGCTTGCAACGTTCGGATTACTCGGAGGAGGAGATGCAACAGATTGAGCAAATCAAGAAGGTTTTGCAGGAATTGCCGATCCAGTGCCGTGTCGTATTCACGATGAGTTGTCTGGAGGGAAAGAAATACAAGGATATCGCGAACGAGTTAGGTATATCGGTCAACACAGTGAAATCGCATGTAATGAAAGCTTATAAAGATATTCGTGCTCGAGTTGGGGAAAATACTT
- a CDS encoding M18 family aminopeptidase — protein sequence MVSWIKVTDIQCIIERAGELIKEVYDKRNFNVELKGDNTPVTEADKISSEYITSALKKLYPGIPVISEEASLPVYEEREKWTYAWIIDPLDGTKEFIYRNGRFCINMALVEKGKPVFGMIHNVCDGEILWAFASGEKGMIKNGREEIFPNAGEKSSKLRVAVSRFHITEWELRYVDYLKSLGHEVELVPLGASSKHCMLAKGEVDICPKFGKCSEWDVAAGQVLVEAAGGHVVNAETGGEIRYNKENMISPPFVMFGKRVYDEIKEGNKTFLDFKAKSVVKNDYLGARRNEIKKQDIMEKQYAKELVEFIHESPTNFHAVANAKKELLGNGYKQLFSGEAWQIERGGKYFVTKNHSSLFAFEIGSGEIAEEGFKIVCAHSDSPTFKIKPNAAMPVAGKYLKLNTEVYGGPIMYTWFDRPLSMAGRVMLRSLNPLKPATQFVNFKRPLMVIPHIAIHFNRAVNDQGNPLSKQKDMLPVIAMINETFEKDNYLIKLIAEEMGVGQEDILDFDLTLYEYEKGCLFGVNEEFISSGKLDDLAMAHAGLKAFVASEKCRKTKILAIFDNEEVGSGTKQGAGSPILRTIIERIVFGLGGKPEDLYRAIHNSFMISADMAHALHPNYVEKHDPTNHPVINGGPVIKINANQKYITDGDSAAVFKTICKMAGVPCQEFVNHSDMAGGSTLGNILLSQMEMRGVDIGNPMWAMHSVRETGGTLDHAYVIKAFTTFYNI from the coding sequence ATGGTAAGTTGGATAAAAGTAACAGATATTCAGTGTATTATTGAGCGAGCTGGGGAGTTGATAAAAGAGGTGTATGATAAGAGAAATTTTAATGTAGAGTTAAAGGGAGATAATACCCCCGTGACAGAAGCGGATAAAATTTCGAGTGAGTATATTACAAGTGCTTTGAAAAAGTTATATCCGGGGATTCCGGTGATTAGCGAAGAGGCGTCATTACCGGTTTATGAAGAACGAGAGAAATGGACATACGCTTGGATTATTGATCCGCTGGATGGCACGAAGGAATTTATATATCGGAATGGGCGTTTTTGTATCAATATGGCTCTTGTGGAAAAGGGAAAACCTGTATTTGGGATGATTCATAACGTGTGTGATGGTGAAATATTATGGGCTTTTGCTAGTGGAGAGAAGGGGATGATAAAAAACGGGAGGGAAGAAATCTTCCCGAATGCCGGGGAAAAAAGTTCAAAGTTGAGGGTGGCTGTCAGTCGCTTTCATATAACGGAATGGGAGTTACGATATGTCGATTATTTAAAATCTTTGGGGCATGAGGTCGAACTCGTCCCGTTAGGAGCGTCATCAAAACATTGTATGCTTGCTAAAGGAGAGGTGGATATATGTCCAAAATTCGGGAAATGCTCGGAATGGGATGTTGCGGCAGGGCAAGTGCTAGTGGAAGCCGCGGGTGGTCATGTGGTAAATGCGGAGACGGGAGGTGAGATTCGTTATAATAAAGAGAATATGATAAGTCCTCCTTTTGTCATGTTTGGTAAACGTGTTTACGACGAAATTAAAGAAGGAAACAAGACTTTTTTAGATTTCAAAGCAAAAAGTGTAGTAAAAAATGATTATCTTGGGGCTCGAAGAAATGAAATAAAAAAACAAGATATAATGGAAAAACAATACGCTAAAGAATTAGTAGAGTTTATACATGAGAGTCCGACAAACTTTCATGCCGTGGCAAATGCCAAAAAAGAATTGCTAGGTAATGGTTATAAACAACTTTTCTCGGGAGAGGCATGGCAAATAGAAAGAGGAGGTAAGTATTTCGTGACGAAAAATCATTCTTCGCTTTTTGCTTTCGAGATTGGTAGCGGGGAGATCGCTGAAGAAGGGTTCAAGATCGTTTGTGCCCATAGCGATTCTCCGACGTTTAAAATTAAACCGAATGCCGCGATGCCTGTTGCCGGGAAGTATTTGAAATTGAACACGGAAGTGTATGGGGGGCCGATTATGTACACGTGGTTCGACAGACCATTGTCCATGGCCGGACGGGTTATGTTGCGTAGCTTGAACCCGTTGAAACCTGCGACTCAGTTCGTGAATTTCAAGCGTCCGTTGATGGTTATTCCTCATATTGCCATCCATTTCAACCGTGCCGTGAACGATCAAGGTAACCCGTTGAGCAAACAGAAAGATATGCTTCCCGTGATCGCCATGATAAATGAAACTTTCGAAAAAGATAATTACCTGATAAAACTTATTGCTGAAGAGATGGGTGTGGGGCAAGAAGATATACTTGATTTTGACTTGACTCTATATGAATACGAGAAAGGCTGTTTGTTCGGGGTGAACGAGGAGTTTATTTCAAGTGGTAAGCTGGATGATTTAGCCATGGCTCATGCCGGGTTAAAAGCCTTCGTGGCTTCCGAGAAATGTCGTAAGACAAAAATCCTTGCTATTTTTGATAATGAAGAAGTGGGAAGTGGAACGAAACAGGGTGCCGGTTCTCCGATTTTGAGAACGATTATTGAGCGTATTGTTTTCGGGTTGGGAGGAAAGCCGGAAGATTTGTATCGTGCAATTCATAATTCCTTCATGATTTCTGCGGACATGGCGCATGCGCTTCACCCGAATTACGTGGAGAAACATGATCCCACGAATCACCCGGTGATAAACGGTGGTCCCGTGATTAAAATTAATGCGAACCAAAAATATATCACGGACGGGGATTCTGCAGCCGTGTTTAAGACGATCTGTAAGATGGCCGGGGTGCCTTGTCAGGAATTTGTAAACCATTCAGACATGGCTGGAGGTTCAACTTTGGGAAATATATTATTATCGCAAATGGAAATGCGTGGAGTGGATATCGGTAATCCTATGTGGGCAATGCATTCCGTTCGGGAAACGGGCGGGACATTGGATCATGCTTACGTGATAAAAGCTTTCACCACGTTTTATAATATTTAA